In one window of Euwallacea similis isolate ESF13 chromosome 4, ESF131.1, whole genome shotgun sequence DNA:
- the FMRFa gene encoding FMRFamide-like neuropeptides 1 isoform X1, with translation MGLPPAILALLLLRSALSLTDESFEGFDLSNPEDESEIESFLDRQARNSDKFLRFGKAFWDYDSTSDNLSNGKQLQRPSRTGRQGKNDHFIRFGRSKQEFLRFTGDPQQRTVRDQSSFLRFGRSVGDGSKKKRDKREISSKRHENFLRFGRTSNSNFMRFGRNLSPMDYQRNSNVLNYLRSLLRQSEENSRHRV, from the exons ATGGGGTTGCCGCCGGCGATCTTAGCATTACTCCTGCTTCGGTCGGCCCTGTCTCTTACCGATGAGAGTTTCGAGGGATTCGATCTTTCGAATCCGGAGGACGAGTCCGAAATCGAGTCTTTCCTAGACAGGCAGGCCAGAAATAGCGACAAGTTTTTGAGATTCGGCAAGGCTTTTTGGGACTACGACAGCACCAGCGACAATTTGAGTAATGGCAAACAGTTACAGAGGCCTTCGAGAACTGGAAGGCAAGGGAAAAACGATCACTTTATTAGATTCGGTCGTAGTAAACAGGAATTTTTGCG CTTCACCGGTGACCCTCAACAACGCACAGTGAGGGATCAATCCAGTTTCTTGAGGTTCGGCAGAAGTGTGGGCGATGGCAGCAAGAAAAAGAGAGACAAACGGGAAATTTCGTCGAAACGTCACGAAAACTTCTTGCGTTTTGGCAGGACCTCCAACTCCAACTTCAtgagatttggccgaaatttgTCACCGATGGATTATCAAAGGAATTCGAATGTCCTCAACTATTTGAGAAGTCTCTTAAGACA
- the FMRFa gene encoding FMRFamide-related neuropeptides isoform X2 — translation MGLPPAILALLLLRSALSLTDESFEGFDLSNPEDESEIESFLDRQARNSDKFLRFGKAFWDYDSTSDNLSNGKQLQRPSRTGSFTGDPQQRTVRDQSSFLRFGRSVGDGSKKKRDKREISSKRHENFLRFGRTSNSNFMRFGRNLSPMDYQRNSNVLNYLRSLLRQSEENSRHRV, via the exons ATGGGGTTGCCGCCGGCGATCTTAGCATTACTCCTGCTTCGGTCGGCCCTGTCTCTTACCGATGAGAGTTTCGAGGGATTCGATCTTTCGAATCCGGAGGACGAGTCCGAAATCGAGTCTTTCCTAGACAGGCAGGCCAGAAATAGCGACAAGTTTTTGAGATTCGGCAAGGCTTTTTGGGACTACGACAGCACCAGCGACAATTTGAGTAATGGCAAACAGTTACAGAGGCCTTCGAGAACTGGAAG CTTCACCGGTGACCCTCAACAACGCACAGTGAGGGATCAATCCAGTTTCTTGAGGTTCGGCAGAAGTGTGGGCGATGGCAGCAAGAAAAAGAGAGACAAACGGGAAATTTCGTCGAAACGTCACGAAAACTTCTTGCGTTTTGGCAGGACCTCCAACTCCAACTTCAtgagatttggccgaaatttgTCACCGATGGATTATCAAAGGAATTCGAATGTCCTCAACTATTTGAGAAGTCTCTTAAGACA